The proteins below are encoded in one region of Mycobacterium shinjukuense:
- a CDS encoding phage terminase small subunit P27 family: MGCHRQQPPGRTPLGGACACSENGIKILEVCAVGGKGSGRISRPAKLKLIEGRSPGHDSGGRAVAPPPPFERCVPQAPAWLTGPALDEWHRVIAELSPLDLLKSADSQVLACYCQVVADHAAAVATLAAEGRVVANPTTGHQHPHPAVADARASRAQILQFAREFGLTPASEQRLAALPADDDDSVNPFAPQNDR, from the coding sequence GTGGGTTGCCATCGCCAGCAACCGCCCGGCCGGACACCGCTCGGCGGCGCGTGCGCGTGCTCAGAAAACGGAATCAAAATTTTGGAGGTGTGTGCAGTGGGAGGCAAAGGCAGCGGCCGGATTTCACGCCCGGCCAAGCTGAAACTGATCGAAGGCCGCTCGCCGGGCCACGATTCCGGCGGCCGGGCGGTTGCGCCGCCGCCGCCGTTCGAGCGCTGCGTGCCGCAAGCTCCGGCGTGGCTGACCGGGCCAGCGCTCGACGAATGGCACCGCGTGATCGCGGAACTGTCGCCGCTGGACTTACTGAAGTCGGCGGACTCGCAGGTCCTGGCGTGTTACTGTCAGGTGGTCGCGGATCACGCGGCCGCGGTGGCGACCCTCGCGGCCGAGGGCCGCGTGGTCGCCAACCCGACGACCGGGCATCAGCATCCACACCCTGCGGTGGCTGACGCCCGCGCTTCGCGGGCCCAAATCCTTCAATTTGCCCGGGAATTCGGTCTCACCCCGGCAAGCGAGCAGCGGCTGGCTGCGCTGCCGGCCGACGACGACGACTCGGTCAACCCGTTTGCCCCGCAGAATGACC
- a CDS encoding toxin has protein sequence MTNKRLKQQAAVAAGFHAPRRNRVGRQHDWPANVPSAEQRRRQRQRDLEAIRAAHAEVVLAPEIPDDASELVLLSLRLDAEQRRLEELIDEDPLGWFAFGTLPDERGSKQ, from the coding sequence TTGACTAACAAGCGCTTGAAACAGCAGGCAGCCGTCGCCGCAGGGTTCCACGCCCCGCGACGGAATCGCGTTGGACGCCAACATGATTGGCCGGCCAACGTCCCGTCCGCCGAGCAGCGTCGGAGGCAGCGGCAGCGCGATTTGGAGGCCATCCGCGCGGCGCACGCCGAGGTGGTGCTGGCGCCCGAAATTCCTGACGACGCAAGCGAATTGGTGCTGTTGTCGTTGCGTTTAGACGCCGAGCAGCGGCGGCTTGAGGAGTTGATCGACGAGGACCCGCTGGGCTGGTTCGCCTTCGGCACGCTCCCCGACGAGCGCGGCAGCAAACAGTGA
- a CDS encoding recombinase family protein, whose protein sequence is MFRQYTARLRCVRAAVYTRISNDPRLQGLGVERQLEDLLTLADQRGYTVVARFDDNDISAFSGKTRPGFEALLKAMAAREFDVLLAWHPDRLCRSMRDLERLIETADAGKVAIHTVQGGDLDLATSAGRMVARILGSVARQESEHTSERRVRANRQKAEQGRWQTANRPFGYTMDGKPFEPEASAYRQAVTDVLAGKSIKQVAREWNTAGLKTTLAGRKQTYNGSRFTVTGRWAAPRAPAAGQPALRRAENLSRQGDRSRRLGTTDRCRHPPRPGRVPDRPVPDHHNLV, encoded by the coding sequence ATGTTTCGGCAATACACTGCTAGACTACGCTGTGTGAGAGCTGCGGTCTATACCCGAATCTCCAACGATCCGAGGTTGCAGGGACTCGGCGTCGAGCGCCAGCTCGAAGACCTGCTCACCCTGGCCGACCAGCGCGGATACACCGTGGTGGCTCGCTTCGACGACAACGACATCTCGGCGTTCAGCGGCAAAACCCGGCCCGGCTTCGAAGCTCTGCTGAAAGCGATGGCCGCCCGGGAGTTCGACGTCCTGCTGGCCTGGCACCCCGACCGGCTCTGCCGATCCATGCGCGACCTGGAACGACTCATCGAAACAGCCGACGCGGGCAAGGTCGCCATCCACACCGTCCAAGGCGGCGACCTGGACCTGGCCACATCGGCCGGGCGGATGGTAGCCCGCATCCTCGGCTCGGTGGCCCGCCAGGAATCCGAGCACACGTCCGAGCGCCGCGTCCGCGCGAACCGCCAGAAAGCCGAACAGGGCCGCTGGCAGACCGCCAACAGGCCCTTCGGCTACACCATGGACGGGAAGCCTTTCGAGCCGGAAGCGTCCGCCTACCGGCAGGCCGTCACCGACGTGCTCGCCGGCAAATCCATCAAACAGGTTGCCCGAGAGTGGAATACGGCCGGGTTGAAAACCACGCTGGCGGGCCGAAAGCAAACATACAACGGCAGCCGGTTCACCGTCACCGGCAGGTGGGCGGCGCCGCGGGCGCCGGCTGCTGGTCAACCCGCGCTACGCCGGGCTGAAAACCTATCGCGGCAAGGTGATCGGTCCCGGCGACTGGGAACCACTGATCGATGTCGACACCCACCGCGGCCTGGTCGCGTTCCTGACCGACCCGTCCCGGATCATCACAACCTCGTTTGA